The sequence GAAAGAGCGTGAAGAGCTTCATCGGGACCACGGCGGTTCCGTTCTTCGCCAGGTGCTCGACGATGGCCTCGTGGGGAACGGCTACGGACGACACCCAGGCGAGGTCCTTCAGGCCGCGCTCGATCGCCTTCTCGCCGTATTGCCCGAGCGGAGCGTCCGCCGCAACCAGCCAGAGGCCGTCTCCGGCGTCGATCGCACGCGGGCGCCCGGCGCCCGGCAGCCCTGCCGGAGCATCGCGCAAGGATGGCTCCCTGGGCGAGTGCACGAGGCAGTAGAGATAGGTGGCGGTGCTCATTCCATTCTCTTCCAGGTCCGTGCGAAGCGCGCCAGCGCAGCGGCGCCCTGCGGCGCGGGTGCGATCCGCGGGGCCGCCAGCATAGCGCAGCCCCGGCAGATCCGACGAAGCCTCTCGATTTCCCGCTCTTCGTCGGCCGCTGCCCGGTTGCAGCGGGAGCAGCCCTGTGGGGTCCGCGCATTCACCAGCAAGGCGGGCGCGGCAATGCGCAGCTTCTTGAGATTTGTCAGAAGGCGGGCTGTCTCCAGGCGGGGAAGTGCCGCGCCCCGGGTCACCGGAACGAACCGGCAGCGGGCCGGATCCTGCAAGAGCTCCTGCAGCTCGCGAAGCTCGCGCGCGGTGTCGGTCAGGTCGCGTGCCAGATCGCCGAGGCCGGTGACACGGCGGTACTTGAGCTGGATCTGGAGCAGAACCTGGACCCATTCGCGCGCCTTCGCCGAGAGCTCGAGCAGCCGCAACGCATGTCCGGTGGGGGCTGTGTCCACCACCACCAGGCGGTAGCCCTGCAGCGCCTCGATGACGGCGAGAAGCGCGAGCACTTCGTCGAGGCCCGGCGGGCTCAGATCGATCAGGTCCTCCATCACCGCCCGGTCATACGGCGCGTCGAAGGATGAGCCGCCGCGAAGCGTCGCAAACAGCTCCTCGACGGCGGCCCGATACTGTCCCCGCCGCCGTTCGAACATGCGCCCGGCGTCGAGCTCGCGCGCCCGGAGACCCGGCTCGACTTCGAGCTCGGCGTCGCCCACCGGCATCTGCAACACGTCGGCGAGGGAATGTGCGGGATCGGTGGACAGCAGCAGCACGGGACCGCCGCGCCGGGCGATGGAAATGGCAGCCGCGGAGGCCACCGTGGTCTTCCCCACCCCGCCCTTGCCGCCGAAGAACAGGAGCCGGATCCCGGCCGGCGCCAGCTCGTCGAGCGCTGCGAGGAACGGCTCTTGCGCTTCGGGAGCCTTCCTGCCGTCACTCTTCAGGGGATCCGACCGGATCGCATCGCGCCGCAGGGGCTTTTCCAGCGCCCGGCCCAGGCGAGCGAGATCGTGCAGCCCGCGCGGCTCGTGATCCTCTTCCGGGACGCCGTACAAAGGGCCTCCGAGGCCGCGCGCCGCTTCGACCATTCGGGCCTCCTCTGCGCGGCGCGCGGCGCAGAGCCGGCAGCGCCGGTCGGGCCGCGGCGTGAGTCGGTTGACGATGACCCGCGCGACCCGCATGCCGGCCTCGTGAAGAGCGGAAACGCCATCCCGCGACTCGGCCAGCGAGAGCGGTTCCGCGACGGTGATCCAATGGACCTCCGCGTCGTCCGACTCGAGCAGGGCCCGAAGCGACGCCGCTTCCTCCCGCAGCTCGTCGATCACGGTGTCTTCAGCGTCGCGCCGGACGCTGCCGCGCAGCGATCGCGCCATCGCGCGGTGCTTGCCCTGCAGATCGTCGAGCACCTCGGCGAGCTTCGCCAAGGTCGCGGGCATGGCCAGCAGCCGGAGGGTGTGGCCCGTCGGCGCCGTATCCACCACGACTTCCTCGAATCCACGCGCCAGCCGGCGCAGCTCCACCAACCCCACCAGCTCGTCGACGCCGGGCAGCGAAAGGCGGAACAGGGAATCGATGTCTTCGTCGTCGAGATACGTGCCGCGCGACGCGATCACCCGGAACGACCGCGCGCGGGCGCGGAGCCAGCGCGACAGCGCCCGGTCCGCGTCCAGCTGGACCGCGAACAGATTGCCGCGCATCCGGCGCGGCGACGCGGAGAGTCGCGCGTCCAGCGCGTCGGCGAGGGAATGGGCAGGATCGGTCGACACCACGAGGGTGCGCGCCCTTCGCCGCGACAGCGCGATCGCGGCGGCGGAGGCGCAGGTCGTCTTCCCCACGCCGCCCTTGCCCGCGTAGAAGCGGAACATCACTCGTGCTCGAAGTCCGCCGTCGCCTCGACCCCGGTGACCTTGAAGTCGCCGGGCTTCATGGGCTGGCCCGCCTCGCCGAGCTGGCGCGCGCGGATCTCGCGCAGCCGCGCCAGCACGTCGGCTTCGAAGCGGGCGAACTCCTCCTGCGTCAGCTCGCCCAACTCGAGCCGCATCTGGGCAGCGAGTAGCTCTTCGCGCAGGCGGGAATCGTCGTTCAGCTCGGCATCGACCGCCGCGGCGATCTTGCCGAGCACGAAACGGATTCCCCCGACCAGCATGCGGTCGACGATCAGCAAACCGGCTACTTCTCCTTCGCCCGCTCGAGCTTCAGGCGGATGTTGACGAAGTTGTACGGCGGCCACGGTCCCGTGTACTTGAAGGTCAGCTTGTCGAAGCGGGCGCCGATCTCCTTCACCCGCTGGTCGAACGCCTGCTCCTTGTCGCGCGAGACCAGGAAGGCGGCGTTCATGATCATCTTGTCGCCGATGGGCTTGTTGGCGCGGGAGGCGACGGCGACGTCGCGCAGGGCCTCGAAGATCTCCGCCACGTACTTCTCCGAGTGCGCCTGCAGCGCGGCATCCACCAGCCGCCCGTACTGCATGCGCGCGAAGTAGGTGGAGCCCTTCTGAGCCGAGATCTCCTGCTTCAGGCGCCGCACGTCCTCGTCCTGGTTCTCGATCTCGCGCACCATCACGTCGCGGTCCCAGAGGATCTTGAGGCCGAACTCGAGCTTGTCCTGCATCTTGTCGAGCACGTCGTGGAAGGCATCGTAGGCGGAGCGGAGCAGCTCGACGATGTCGTCGCGCGTCTTGAACACGGTGCCGAAGCTCATCGGGATCACTGTGTGCTTGCGCATCACCGTCTCGTTGACCCGCTCGTGGGCGAGCACGTTCTCCCGGGTGGGGTCGTGCACCTCGATGGGCGTGTCGCTCACCACCGCGGCGATGTCGCGGTAGTTCACGGTGTGCACTTCGGCAGGGTCGGCGCCGATCCCCAGGGGGCCGAAGCGAAGCGGTTCGGTCGCCTGGATGATGCAGTAGACATACTTGCCGCGGCCGTCGGACTGCTGCCGCAGGTTGCCGTTGCCGTTCTGCGGCTCCGCGCGCGGCGGAGTGCTCTTCGCTCGCGCCGCGGCGGGCGCCTTTCCTGCCTTCTTCGCGGCAGGCAGCGCCTTCTTTGCGGCCCTCTTCGTCTTCTCGACTGACGGCATGACTTACCTGGCTCCCTTCGCCTTTCCGGGTGCTGACTTCCCACCCTCCAGCATCCTGCGGATCTCGGCGACCAACTGGTCCGGCAGGCACGGCTTGGCGAGGAACGAGTCGCAACCCGCTTCCTTCGCGCCCTTGGAATGCCCGGCAAGCGCGTGTCCCGTCAGCGCCACGATCGGGATCCGGCGGGTTCGCTCGTCGGCCTTCAGCTGCCGGGTCGCTTCCCAGCCGTCCATCACCGGCAGGGAAAGGTCCATGATGATGATGTCCGGCAGCCGCTCGTGCGCGGCCTCGACGGCCTCGATTCCGTTCTTCGCCTCGATGACTTCATATCCCGAGAACGCGAGGTACTCGGAGTACATCTCGCGGTTGTCGGCAAAGTCGTCGACCACCAGCACGATCGACTTGCGCCGGGATGCGCCAGCCGCGGTCATCGCTTCCCCCTGCGCGGGATCACGAGCGTGAAGCTGGAGCCCGCGCCGACGTTCGAGACGAGCTCGATGCGTCCATCCAGCATCTTCGCCAGGCGGCGGCAGATGGCAAGCCCGAGGCCCGCGCCCCCGTATTCGCGGGTCACCGAATTGTCCGCCTGCCGGAAGTCCTCGAATACCCTGTCGTGATCTTGCGGCGCAATGCCGATGCCGGTGTCCTCCACCGCGATGCGCACCTCGCGCCGCTCCTCGTCGCCGCGCACGATCACCTTGACGTGCCCGAGCGGAGTGAACTTGATGGCGTTGGTGAGCAGGTTGAGGACGATCTGCTTCACCTTCTGCCGATCGGACCAGGCCGGCTGGAGCCCGGGCTGCAAGTCCGTGAGCACCTGCAGCCGCGCCTTCTGGATCAGAGGCTCGACCTCGGCGAGAAGCTCTCCGACCAGGGCGGCCATCTCGACCTCCTCGAGGTGGAGCGGCATCTTTCCTGCCTCGATGCGGCTGATGTCGAGGATGTCGTTGATGATGGAGAGCAGGTGGCGGGCGTTGGAGTCCACCCGCAACATCTTGTTCTTCTGCGGGGGAGACATGTCGCCCGAGACACCCTGAAGCAGCATGCTGGTGTAACCGAGGATGGCATTGAGGGGCGTGCGGAACTCGTGCGACATGTTGGCGAGGAACTGGCTCTTGAGCTGGGAGGCCTGCTCCAGCTCGAAATGCTGCCGCTGCAACAGCTCGTTGCGCCGCACCAGCTCGCCGGTGGCCTCGCGGACCTTCTCTTCCAGCTGCTCGCTGGCGGCCTTGACCTGCTCGTACAGGCGGGCCTTCTCCAGCGCCTCGGTGCGATCGTGGAGGATGGTGACCACGGCCGTGACCTCCCCGTGCTCGCTGAGCACCTTGCCCGCCACCGCTTCCACCGGCAGCGCCTGCAACGTGGAGGGATCGATGAGGGAGATCTCGCCGCGCCAACGCAGCCCCTTGCCGGTGAGGAACAGGTTGGAGACGAAGGAGGAGAAGTGGGCGTCGTTGCTGCGCACGGCGCGCTCCGCCTCCGCGGTCTCGTCCGATTCCGGGGCCGTGAACAGGCGCTCGGCGGGCGAGTTCATCAGCAGGATCTTTCCCGACGGATCGGTGACGAGGATGGGGTCGGCGACCGAATCGATGATCAGGTCCAGCCGGTCGCGCTCGGCGCGCACGTCCGCTTCCGCCACCTTCAGACGCCGGTAGTTCTCCTCGATCTGCTCGGTGGCGGCGCGCAGGTCCGTGACGTTCCGCAGGATGGAGACCACGCAGGTCCCCTCGCGCGGGTGCTGCACCACCGACGAAAGCAGCTCGAAGAGGAGGTCGGATCCCTCGGAGGGTGAAACCAGCAGCAGCTCGCGCCGGGTCGCGCCCGACTCGATCGCCTGCTGCGAGAGCGCCGCAGAGAAGAGCATGTTGTTCAGCGCCACCGCGCGATGCCGGCCCTCGCTCTCTCCCTCCTTGGTGGAGAAGAGCGCGTCCGCCCGCGCGTTCGAGATGATCATCCGGCCTTCCGGCTCGGTGAGCAGGATGGGATCCGGCGAGGCGTTGATGATGTTCAGCAAGAGCTCGCGCTCGCGCTGCAGCCGGTGCTCGCTTTCGAGGATGGCCGCGGTGGCGCGCAGGCGAGCGATCTTCTGTCCGAGCAGCTCGGCCGCCCACTTCGCTTCCGGCTCGCAGCGAGCGGGACTCACGAGCAAAAGGCCCTGCCGCGCTTCCCGTTTCTCGGAGAGCGGAAGCGGGATGGCGACGAAGTCGCCCCGCCATGGATCAGCCCCGTTGCGCCGGCCTTCCTTGCCGATCATCACCGCCTCGCGGCCCGCGAGCGCGAATACGAGGGGATGCTCGGGGTTCTCCATCGCGAGATGCAGGGTCTCGATCTGTCCCGCGGGGACGCCGCTCGCCGCGACGTGCTGCACGGTCCCCGACCCGGCCTCGATCAGCGCGCAGACGGCTTTGCGGGCGCCGATGCGCTCCGCCAGCCAGTCGACCGTCGCGCGCGCGCATTCCACCGGCTCCTCGCTGAAGAGCAGAAGCTCCGCCAACGCAAGCCTCGCCGCCGACGCCGCCTCGCGCGGCGTCTCGGTGCCGGAGCGTGACTGCGTCGGGACCGCTGCCCCCATCGATTACTCGGTGCGCCGCCGCCGCCGCTCGGTGACGCCGGACGCGGAGGCAAGCTGTGCCTTGAGCGATGCGTTCTCGGCGAGCAGCGCTTCGTGCGTCTTGCTGTCGATCCCCTTCGGGGCGATGGCAGGCGCCTGGCCTACCGCCTCGGAGTACTTGAGGTAGGTGTCGATCGACGCGACGACCACGCGCGCTTCCACGGTGATCAGGTCGATGCCGACGAGCGAGACGCGAACCCAGGCGTCGATGACGATGCCCTTGTCCAGTACGCGATCGAGGACGTCGATGAGACTGGTACCGCCCGAAGCTCTTTCAACCGGCATTGTCTCGCTCCTTCTCGTCTACGTCCTGTTGCGCGCGGCGCGCTTCGCCGCTGGGGTCGAGCGCGTCAGGGATTCGACCTTGCGCTCGAGCAGCCGCACCTGCTCGCGAAGCTGCTCTCGCTCCAGCTCGACTTGCTTGCGCCCGGGAGCGAGGTGCTGGTCGTAACGCCACCAGTCGAGGCCGATCTGCTGCGCCTTGTCGATGGAACAGATGATCAGCCGCACGCGGATCGTCAGCAATTCGACTTCCGCGAGCGACACCTTGATGTCGCCGGCGATCACCAGCCCTTTGTCCAGGACGCGGTCGAGGACGTCGACGAGGCCGCTGCTGCTTCGTACAGGCTGAAGTTCGGATCCCATGGGCGCATTCCCTTGTAGATCGATGACCGGGCCTTGGAGCAAGCCGTCAACAATACCGACAGTAAAATGGACAGCCCTGCGTTTGTTCGTGAACACTTCGGCAATTCCGTCCGTTCCAGGCGGCTGTAGCGCATGGTCTTACATGCACCGACACGGGCAGGATCGGTGATCGTCGGCTACCAGGACTGGCGCGATCTGCTCTTCATCCATTGGCGCGTCCCGGCGGCGGAGATCGCGCCGCTCGTGCACCCGCGCCTCTCCGTCGACGAACGGGACGGCACCGGCTGGGTCTCCATGACGCCGTTCACGCTGCGCAACGGGCGACTGCGGGGGTTGCCACCGTTGCCCGATTTCCACGAGCTGAACTTCCGTACCTACGTGACGCATCCACGGCACGGGCCGGGGATCTGGTTCTTCAGCCTGGATGCCGCGAACGGGCTCGCCGTCGCCGCAGCGCGGCTCTCGGTGCGGTTGCCCTATTTTCCAGCGCGTATGGAGCGGGGCGAGGGCTGGTATCGCAGCGAGCGGACCATGGGCCGCGGCCGATTCGAAGCACGCTTCTCGATCGGACCGGGTCGCGGACGCGCGGCGCCGGGCTCATTGGAGGCATTCCTGGTCGAGCGATACCGGCTGTACTCGCGCGCCCTAGGGCCCGTGCTCTGGCATGGCCCGGTGCGCCACGAGCCGTGGTCCCTCGCCGACGCGGACGTCGCAGAGCTGAACGAGGATCTTTCGGCCGCCGCGGGGATGCGCCCGCTCGGTCGCCCTCACTCCTGCCAATGGTCCCCTGGCGTCTCGGTGGCGTTCGAGCACTTCCGACCCGTATAGCCTTGCGAATGTACGGGCGGCATCCATTTTCGATAGATGGAGGACGTGCCACGCGAGAGCTGGTTCCGTGCATTCGCCTGCGCCGTGGCGAACGCCGTCGGCACGCACTGGGCGTTCTTGACCGCGTTCGCCGTCGTTCTCGTCTGGTTGGTGACAGGGCCTCTGTTCAACTTCTCCGACTCCTGGCAGCTCGTCATCAACACGGGCACGACCATCGTCACGTTCCTGATGGTGTTCCTCATCCAGGCCACGCAGAACCGCGACGGCAAGGCGATCCAGCTCAAGCTCGACGAGCTGATCCGGGCGCAGCAGTCCGCGCGGAACGTCTTCGCCGATCTCGAGCATGCGACCGAGGACGAGCTGCGCGAATTCGAGGCGGAGTTCAAGGCGCTTCGCGCGCGAGGCCTTACCCAGAAGAAAGCCGCCCGCGCCGCCGCGGCCAAGGCAACGCAAGACTGACGCACGTGCGTTTTGTGTACCTGCGTTCTCCCGCCGCCGACGGCGTCACAGAGAACGGGTAAACACTCAAAGAGTCAGTGCTGGAGGAGCGGCGCAATATGTCGGAGGTCGCGGATGAGGAGGTCCATTTCGCGATGGCGAGTCTCTTCATCCGGCGCTCGCAGAATCGACGAGGGATGAACGGTGGCCATGATGGCGCGCACCAGCTCGTGTTGCAGGATCTCGCCGCGCATCTGCGTGACCTTGAACGACTTCCCCAGCAGCGCCTGCGCCGCCGTCGCGCCGAGACAGACCAGCACGTCCGGTTTCAACACCGCCAGCTCCGCCTCGAGCCATGGGCGGCAGGCGGCGATCTCGCGGGCGTTGGGCTTCTCGTGCAGCCGCCGCTTCCCTCGCGGCGTCCACTTGAAGTGCTTCACGACGTTCGTGACGTACACCAGCTTGCGATCGATTCCAGCTTCCTCGAGGGCGCGATCGAGGAGCTTGCCTGCCGGGCCGACGAACGGGCGCCCGATCTTGTCCTCGCTGTCCCCGGGCTGCTCGCCGAGGAAGATTGCGCGCGCCTCGGAAAGACCCTCACCGAACACGGTCTGGGTGCCGGTCCGATAGAGCGGACAGGCGGTACAGCCGGCGGCGGCCGCCCGCAGCTTGTCGAGGGTCGGGCGTTCTGGCACGAGCGGGGCGGCGGTCTCGAGGACGGCGTGCGCCATGCCGGAAAGCTACGCACCTTCGGGACGTGATCCATCTCGGCACCAGCGGCTTCGTCTACGACGACTGGCGCAACCTCTTCTATCCGAAGGGACTACCGACCAGGCAATGGCTCGACCACTATTCGCGGGTCTTCTCCACGGTCGAGCTGAACGCGACCTTCTACCGGCTGCCGACCGCGAGCACCGTGGACGGCTGGCGCCAAGGAACGCCGCGCGGATTCCGCTTCGCGGCCAAGGGAAGCCGGTACCTCACGCACATGAAGCGCCTGACGGATCCGGGCCCCGGCATCAAGAGGTATTTCGATCTCATCCTCGGGCTCGGAAAGAAGCTCTCCGTCGTCCTCTGGCAGCTGCCGCCGCAGATGAACAAGGCGGACCCCGATCGCCTGGAGCAATTCCTCGAGAAGCTGCCGCAGGGCAGCCTCCGCCACGCCGTGGAGTTTCGCAGTCCGGCCTGGTACGTCGGCGACGTCTGCGAGGTGCTCGAGGCGCACCGGGCCGCGTTCTGCGAGCACGATCTCGTTCGGCTGCGCCCGCCGCGGATCACCGGCGGGTTCCGCTACCTGAGATTTCACGGCGCCACCGGCAAGTATCGCGGCCGATACGGCAAGCGGGCCCTGCGGCCGTTTGCCCGCGACCTGCTGGCGTGGCGCGGCGACGCCTACGTCTACTTCAACAACGACCATTTCGGTCACGCCATCCGCGACGCGCTGGACCTCAGCGATCTGCTCGGCGACCCGCTACACTGCGGCGATGCTGTTCGAGACCCGCGCAGGAGCCGTCCGGCTGCGGTGGAATGACCGCGGCCTCACCGCCATCGAGATGCCCGAGTTGCCGCCGCGCGAGCTCCGCGCCCAGCTCGGCCGCCAGAACGGGAAGGACGCGCCGGAATTCGTGCAGGACGCTGTGCGCCTGCTGAAGCGGCATCTCGCGGGCGAGTCGCAGGACCTCGCCGCCCTGCCGCTCGATCTTTCCGTGCTCGCTCCCTTCCAGCGCTCCGTCTACGAAAAGGTCCGCGCGCTGCCGCCCGGGCGCACGGCAAGCTACGGCGAGATCGCCGCCATGCTGGGAAAACCGGGCGCATCCCGCGCCGTCGGACAGGCCCTGGGGCGCAACCCGTTCCTCGTTGCCGTTCCTTGCCACCGGGTCCTCGCCGCCGGCGGCGCGCCCGGAGGTTTCTCCGCCGAGGGAGGCCTGTTCGCCAAGCAGCGTCTGCTCGCGCTCGAAGGCGTGACGCTGGCCGTCGATCACGGATTGCCGTTCGACCCGCTCGCAGCGGTGGAGCACCTGCGCGCCCGCGATCGGCGCCTGGCGAAGTTCGTCGAAAAGATCGGCCCCTTCCGGCTGCGACCTGCCGAGCTCCAGAGCCCCTTCGAGGCCCTCCTCGAATCGATCGTGTACCAGCAGCTCACGGGCAAGGCGGCGTCGACCATCCTCGCCCGTGTGCTCGCGCTCTTCCACCCGCGGCGCTACCCGCGCGCGCAGGACGTCGCGGAGATCTCCGAAGAGAAGCTGCGCAGCGCTGGCCTCTCGCGATCGAAGGCGGCGGCCCTGAAGGACCTCGCAGCGAAGACGCTCGACGGCACGGTGCCCGGCACGGCGCGGGCGCTGGAGAAGCTTTCGGACGCGGAGATCGTGGAGCGGCTCACGGCGGTGCGGGGGATCGGGCCGTGGACGGTGGAAATGCTGCTCATCTTCCGGCTGGCACGGCCGGACGTGCTCCCGGCGACGGACTACGGAGTGCGGAAGGGTTTTGCCCGCGTGCGCGGGGCGAGCGAGCTTCCCGCTCCCAAGGAGCTCCTCGCCTATGGAGAACGCTGGCGCCCTTACCGCAGCGTCGCGAGCTGGTACCTCTGGCGCGTGCTCGACCTCTGAGAGTCTACCGGCGACGCGCCGGCGCGCGCGCGGCGTTGGCGGCGCGGGACGGGATCGTGTCGACCCGAATGCGGGGATCCTTGGGCTCGACCAGCGGTCCTTCGTAGCGGAGGAAGGCCGCGGGACCCTCGCCGTAGAGCCAGACCCGCTGGTCCGGGGCGGTGACGAAGAGCTTGGCGATGGCCGGGATCTCCGGATGGATCGTGTAGGGGTCCGCGGCGATCGTCCGGCCCGCCATGCTCACCCGTTCGGGACGCCCTCGCGTCACGCTCACCGGCGCGAGGCGCGGCTTCGGCGTGAATGCGACGGCCTTCAAATCGATCTTCCCGCCCGGTGCGAGCTCC comes from Deltaproteobacteria bacterium and encodes:
- a CDS encoding methylated-DNA--[protein]-cysteine S-methyltransferase, whose translation is MLFETRAGAVRLRWNDRGLTAIEMPELPPRELRAQLGRQNGKDAPEFVQDAVRLLKRHLAGESQDLAALPLDLSVLAPFQRSVYEKVRALPPGRTASYGEIAAMLGKPGASRAVGQALGRNPFLVAVPCHRVLAAGGAPGGFSAEGGLFAKQRLLALEGVTLAVDHGLPFDPLAAVEHLRARDRRLAKFVEKIGPFRLRPAELQSPFEALLESIVYQQLTGKAASTILARVLALFHPRRYPRAQDVAEISEEKLRSAGLSRSKAAALKDLAAKTLDGTVPGTARALEKLSDAEIVERLTAVRGIGPWTVEMLLIFRLARPDVLPATDYGVRKGFARVRGASELPAPKELLAYGERWRPYRSVASWYLWRVLDL
- a CDS encoding low affinity iron permease family protein; its protein translation is MEDVPRESWFRAFACAVANAVGTHWAFLTAFAVVLVWLVTGPLFNFSDSWQLVINTGTTIVTFLMVFLIQATQNRDGKAIQLKLDELIRAQQSARNVFADLEHATEDELREFEAEFKALRARGLTQKKAARAAAAKATQD
- a CDS encoding gas vesicle protein, with the protein product MGSELQPVRSSSGLVDVLDRVLDKGLVIAGDIKVSLAEVELLTIRVRLIICSIDKAQQIGLDWWRYDQHLAPGRKQVELEREQLREQVRLLERKVESLTRSTPAAKRAARNRT
- a CDS encoding GvpL/GvpF family gas vesicle protein — protein: MPSVEKTKRAAKKALPAAKKAGKAPAAARAKSTPPRAEPQNGNGNLRQQSDGRGKYVYCIIQATEPLRFGPLGIGADPAEVHTVNYRDIAAVVSDTPIEVHDPTRENVLAHERVNETVMRKHTVIPMSFGTVFKTRDDIVELLRSAYDAFHDVLDKMQDKLEFGLKILWDRDVMVREIENQDEDVRRLKQEISAQKGSTYFARMQYGRLVDAALQAHSEKYVAEIFEALRDVAVASRANKPIGDKMIMNAAFLVSRDKEQAFDQRVKEIGARFDKLTFKYTGPWPPYNFVNIRLKLERAKEK
- a CDS encoding DUF72 domain-containing protein, whose protein sequence is MIHLGTSGFVYDDWRNLFYPKGLPTRQWLDHYSRVFSTVELNATFYRLPTASTVDGWRQGTPRGFRFAAKGSRYLTHMKRLTDPGPGIKRYFDLILGLGKKLSVVLWQLPPQMNKADPDRLEQFLEKLPQGSLRHAVEFRSPAWYVGDVCEVLEAHRAAFCEHDLVRLRPPRITGGFRYLRFHGATGKYRGRYGKRALRPFARDLLAWRGDAYVYFNNDHFGHAIRDALDLSDLLGDPLHCGDAVRDPRRSRPAAVE
- a CDS encoding ArsA family ATPase, whose translation is MFRFYAGKGGVGKTTCASAAAIALSRRRARTLVVSTDPAHSLADALDARLSASPRRMRGNLFAVQLDADRALSRWLRARARSFRVIASRGTYLDDEDIDSLFRLSLPGVDELVGLVELRRLARGFEEVVVDTAPTGHTLRLLAMPATLAKLAEVLDDLQGKHRAMARSLRGSVRRDAEDTVIDELREEAASLRALLESDDAEVHWITVAEPLSLAESRDGVSALHEAGMRVARVIVNRLTPRPDRRCRLCAARRAEEARMVEAARGLGGPLYGVPEEDHEPRGLHDLARLGRALEKPLRRDAIRSDPLKSDGRKAPEAQEPFLAALDELAPAGIRLLFFGGKGGVGKTTVASAAAISIARRGGPVLLLSTDPAHSLADVLQMPVGDAELEVEPGLRARELDAGRMFERRRGQYRAAVEELFATLRGGSSFDAPYDRAVMEDLIDLSPPGLDEVLALLAVIEALQGYRLVVVDTAPTGHALRLLELSAKAREWVQVLLQIQLKYRRVTGLGDLARDLTDTARELRELQELLQDPARCRFVPVTRGAALPRLETARLLTNLKKLRIAAPALLVNARTPQGCSRCNRAAADEEREIERLRRICRGCAMLAAPRIAPAPQGAAALARFARTWKRME
- a CDS encoding DUF2071 domain-containing protein, with amino-acid sequence MVLHAPTRAGSVIVGYQDWRDLLFIHWRVPAAEIAPLVHPRLSVDERDGTGWVSMTPFTLRNGRLRGLPPLPDFHELNFRTYVTHPRHGPGIWFFSLDAANGLAVAAARLSVRLPYFPARMERGEGWYRSERTMGRGRFEARFSIGPGRGRAAPGSLEAFLVERYRLYSRALGPVLWHGPVRHEPWSLADADVAELNEDLSAAAGMRPLGRPHSCQWSPGVSVAFEHFRPV
- a CDS encoding PAS domain-containing sensor histidine kinase, whose translation is MGAAVPTQSRSGTETPREAASAARLALAELLLFSEEPVECARATVDWLAERIGARKAVCALIEAGSGTVQHVAASGVPAGQIETLHLAMENPEHPLVFALAGREAVMIGKEGRRNGADPWRGDFVAIPLPLSEKREARQGLLLVSPARCEPEAKWAAELLGQKIARLRATAAILESEHRLQRERELLLNIINASPDPILLTEPEGRMIISNARADALFSTKEGESEGRHRAVALNNMLFSAALSQQAIESGATRRELLLVSPSEGSDLLFELLSSVVQHPREGTCVVSILRNVTDLRAATEQIEENYRRLKVAEADVRAERDRLDLIIDSVADPILVTDPSGKILLMNSPAERLFTAPESDETAEAERAVRSNDAHFSSFVSNLFLTGKGLRWRGEISLIDPSTLQALPVEAVAGKVLSEHGEVTAVVTILHDRTEALEKARLYEQVKAASEQLEEKVREATGELVRRNELLQRQHFELEQASQLKSQFLANMSHEFRTPLNAILGYTSMLLQGVSGDMSPPQKNKMLRVDSNARHLLSIINDILDISRIEAGKMPLHLEEVEMAALVGELLAEVEPLIQKARLQVLTDLQPGLQPAWSDRQKVKQIVLNLLTNAIKFTPLGHVKVIVRGDEERREVRIAVEDTGIGIAPQDHDRVFEDFRQADNSVTREYGGAGLGLAICRRLAKMLDGRIELVSNVGAGSSFTLVIPRRGKR
- the gvpA gene encoding gas vesicle structural protein GvpA, whose protein sequence is MPVERASGGTSLIDVLDRVLDKGIVIDAWVRVSLVGIDLITVEARVVVASIDTYLKYSEAVGQAPAIAPKGIDSKTHEALLAENASLKAQLASASGVTERRRRRTE
- a CDS encoding UdgX family uracil-DNA binding protein (This protein belongs to the uracil DNA glycosylase superfamily, members of which act in excision repair of DNA. However, it belongs more specifically to UdgX branch, whose founding member was found to bind uracil in DNA (where it does not belong), without cleaving it, appears to promote DNA repair by a pathway involving RecA, rather than base excision.), with product MAHAVLETAAPLVPERPTLDKLRAAAAGCTACPLYRTGTQTVFGEGLSEARAIFLGEQPGDSEDKIGRPFVGPAGKLLDRALEEAGIDRKLVYVTNVVKHFKWTPRGKRRLHEKPNAREIAACRPWLEAELAVLKPDVLVCLGATAAQALLGKSFKVTQMRGEILQHELVRAIMATVHPSSILRAPDEETRHREMDLLIRDLRHIAPLLQH
- a CDS encoding response regulator yields the protein MTAAGASRRKSIVLVVDDFADNREMYSEYLAFSGYEVIEAKNGIEAVEAAHERLPDIIIMDLSLPVMDGWEATRQLKADERTRRIPIVALTGHALAGHSKGAKEAGCDSFLAKPCLPDQLVAEIRRMLEGGKSAPGKAKGAR